GCAAAATATGGCTGTGATAATGGCACAACTTATATCACCAACAATGGAGAAGAGGACGACTGGGACTGGGATGAAGAGGACCGGGAATAAAATTTTATGATAAAAATCCGGATATTGTCAAAAAAATATGCTCTCTAATCTGCCGGAAAGGCATAAATTTCCCCAAAAGAGAGAAACTAATACCAGACAGTCAGATCATTGCGAAAGAAATGATAAAAATACGAAAGACTGTCCCCTTTTTATAAGGGATGAAAGGAGAAAAAATGACAATTCTGGATTGTTCAGTTACAGGCTGTATTTACAATGAGGCAAACTGCTGCCACAAAGGCAGTATCAAAGTGGAGGGAGAAGACGCAAAAGAATGTGAAGATACCTGCTGCGGAAGTTTTGTGGAGCGTGGGGATAAATGCGCAAAGAATGTAACGAAAGATGCACCGAAAAATATTGATGTATCATGCTGTGCTACAAATTGTGTCTTCAATAAGGCAGAAAAGTGTGATGCAGAGCATATTGGTATCGCGGGCGGTGATGCATGTAACTGCAGGGATACAGAATGTGCAAGTTTCTGCTGTAATTCATAACAACAGATTTGCATGGAAAACCGGAGATTTGTATTGAAAAGTCTCCGGTTTTTCTTATGGTAGATATAAAATCCGACACAGAACGTACAGAAAATGTTCAGAAATTCTTAACTTGTATTTCAATCAGATGGGACGTATAATGCGAGTAGGAAATAAGTCATGATCATAGCTTACATTTTTGTATGACAGGGATGCACTGGAATGGGAGGCTTTTAGAATGAGGAAAAAATCTCATATTTCTCTTGCAAAATATATCGTAAACAGTCTTGACGACAAAGAATTAAAAAAACATAGGTTGTCGTTTTACATTGGAAGTGTTCTTCCTGATATCAAACCTTCTTTTGTTTATAAAAGGCATGAGATCAATGGAACGTTCCCTTATGTGAAAAAGCATATTGCCCGGTTGTCGGAAGGACAGAAGGTTATGAATAAAAAGGGTGGAAAATATTACAGGGATTTAGGACAGGTCAGTCATTATCTTGCAGATTATTTTACATTTCCACACAACAAAATATATCCGGGAGGATTCAAGGATCACTGCTCTTATGAAGAAAAATTAAAACGTGATCTGAGATCTTATATCAAAAGCGGGGAAGCTGAGAGACAACATGTGCCGGGTGGACATTTTATGGATGCAAAAGCTCTCTGCGATTATATCCAGAAAGCGCATGATGATTATATTGAGCGAAAACATGATGTTTCAGATGATATTACACATATTGT
The Roseburia rectibacter DNA segment above includes these coding regions:
- a CDS encoding DUF1540 domain-containing protein gives rise to the protein MTILDCSVTGCIYNEANCCHKGSIKVEGEDAKECEDTCCGSFVERGDKCAKNVTKDAPKNIDVSCCATNCVFNKAEKCDAEHIGIAGGDACNCRDTECASFCCNS
- a CDS encoding zinc dependent phospholipase C family protein produces the protein MRKKSHISLAKYIVNSLDDKELKKHRLSFYIGSVLPDIKPSFVYKRHEINGTFPYVKKHIARLSEGQKVMNKKGGKYYRDLGQVSHYLADYFTFPHNKIYPGGFKDHCSYEEKLKRDLRSYIKSGEAERQHVPGGHFMDAKALCDYIQKAHDDYIERKHDVSDDITHIVEVNRKAIEGMIEVLARKSENHRLKHS